In Cololabis saira isolate AMF1-May2022 chromosome 1, fColSai1.1, whole genome shotgun sequence, the following proteins share a genomic window:
- the LOC133448347 gene encoding histone H2A-like: protein MSGRGKTGGKARAKAKTRSSRAGLQFPVGRVHRLLRKGNYAQRVGAGAPVYLAAVLEYLTAEILELAGNAARDNKKTRIIPRHLQLAVRNDEELNKLLGGVTIAQGGVLPNIQAVLLPKKTEKAAKAK, encoded by the coding sequence ATGAGCGGCCGCGGAAAGACCGGAGGGAAAGCCAGAGCGAAGGCCAAGACCCGCTCCTCCCGTGCAGGACTGCAGTTCCCAGTGGGTCGTGTCCACAGACTGCTGCGTAAAGGCAACTACGCTCAGCGCGTCGGTGCCGGCGCCCCCGTCTACCTGGCGGCTGTGCTGGAGTATCTGACCGCTGAGATCCTGGAGCTGGCTGGAAACGCTGCCCGCGACAACAAGAAGACCCGCATCATCCCCCGTCACCTGCAGCTGGCTGTCCGCAACGACGAGGAGCTCAACAAGCTGCTGGGGGGGGTCACCATCGCTCAGGGCGGCGTGCTGCCCAACATCCAGGCGGTGCTGCTGCCCAAGAAGACCGAGAAGGCCGCCAAGGCCAAGTAA